A genome region from Clostridium sp. JN-9 includes the following:
- the rplV gene encoding 50S ribosomal protein L22: protein MEAKAIAKYVRMSSRKVGVVLDLIRGKNINEAFAILNYTPKDAAEVIYKVLKSAVANAENNLNLDVSRLYVSDAYACQGPTLKRFQPHAQGRAFRILKRTSHVTVVVKERA, encoded by the coding sequence ATGGAAGCTAAAGCTATAGCTAAATATGTGAGAATGTCTTCGAGAAAAGTTGGAGTTGTTCTTGACTTAATTAGAGGGAAAAATATTAATGAGGCTTTTGCTATATTAAATTATACTCCAAAAGATGCGGCTGAAGTTATATACAAGGTATTAAAATCAGCTGTAGCAAATGCAGAAAATAATTTAAATTTAGATGTAAGCAGATTGTATGTTTCTGATGCATATGCTTGTCAGGGACCTACATTAAAAAGATTTCAACCACATGCTCAAGGCAGGGCATTTAGAATATTGAAAAGAACTAGCCACGTTACTGTTGTAGTAAAAGAAAGAGCTTAA
- a CDS encoding type Z 30S ribosomal protein S14, with product MARKALIEKWSKEPKYPTRAYTRCRICGRPHSVLKKFGICRICFRELAYKGEIPGCKKASW from the coding sequence GTGGCACGAAAAGCTTTAATAGAAAAGTGGAGTAAAGAACCTAAGTACCCAACTAGAGCTTATACAAGATGCAGAATATGCGGCAGACCACATTCAGTACTCAAGAAATTTGGAATTTGCCGTATTTGTTTTAGAGAATTAGCTTACAAAGGCGAAATACCAGGCTGTAAAAAGGCTAGTTGGTAA
- the rplC gene encoding 50S ribosomal protein L3, translating to MKKAILGKKLGMTQIFDEAGKIVPVTVIEAGPCVVTQKKTVEKDGYEAIQVGFFDVREKLVNKPKKGHFNKAGVTLKKLVKEFRLENSSDYQVGQEIKADTFTAGEKVDVTGVSKGKGFQGTIKRWNAQRGPMSHGSKFHRAPGSMGASSDPSRTFKNKKLPGHMGNVKSTVLNLQVAKIIPEKNLILIKGGVPGPNKGFVVIKNSVKAEA from the coding sequence ATGAAAAAAGCAATACTAGGAAAAAAACTTGGTATGACTCAGATATTTGATGAAGCTGGTAAAATAGTACCAGTTACAGTTATTGAAGCAGGTCCATGTGTAGTAACTCAGAAGAAAACAGTAGAAAAGGATGGTTACGAAGCAATACAGGTAGGCTTTTTTGATGTAAGAGAAAAATTAGTTAACAAGCCAAAGAAAGGACACTTCAATAAAGCAGGTGTTACATTAAAGAAATTAGTAAAAGAGTTCAGACTTGAGAATTCTAGTGATTATCAGGTAGGACAGGAAATAAAGGCTGACACATTTACAGCAGGTGAAAAAGTTGATGTAACCGGAGTTTCAAAAGGTAAGGGTTTTCAGGGTACAATAAAAAGATGGAATGCACAAAGAGGACCTATGAGCCATGGATCAAAATTCCATAGAGCACCAGGTTCAATGGGAGCATCTTCAGATCCATCAAGAACATTTAAAAACAAGAAATTACCAGGACATATGGGAAATGTTAAGTCTACTGTTTTAAACTTACAAGTAGCAAAAATCATACCTGAGAAAAACCTTATTTTAATAAAGGGCGGAGTTCCTGGTCCAAACAAGGGCTTTGTAGTTATTAAAAATTCAGTAAAAGCTGAAGCTTAG
- the rpsH gene encoding 30S ribosomal protein S8, translating into MGMTDPIADLLTRLRNANVVKHEIVEVPSSNIKKAMANIMLQEGYIKNIEEYADGSVNMLRITMKYGQNKERVITGLRRISKPGLRVYCRKEEIPKVLNGLGVALISTSNGIVTDREARKLGVGGEVLCYIW; encoded by the coding sequence ATGGGAATGACTGATCCTATCGCTGATTTATTAACTCGTTTAAGAAATGCAAACGTAGTTAAACATGAAATAGTAGAAGTACCTTCTTCTAACATTAAGAAGGCTATGGCAAACATAATGCTTCAAGAAGGATATATAAAAAATATTGAGGAGTATGCAGATGGCTCCGTAAATATGTTAAGAATAACGATGAAATATGGTCAGAACAAAGAAAGAGTAATAACTGGTTTAAGGAGAATTTCAAAGCCAGGATTAAGAGTTTATTGTAGAAAAGAAGAAATTCCAAAGGTATTAAACGGACTTGGTGTTGCTTTGATATCAACATCTAATGGAATTGTTACAGATAGAGAAGCAAGAAAACTTGGAGTAGGCGGAGAAGTTCTTTGCTACATTTGGTAA
- the rpsJ gene encoding 30S ribosomal protein S10: MSKQKIRIRLKAFDHNILDQSAEKIVETAKTTGAKVAGPVPLPTEKDVITVLRAPHKYKDSREQFEIRTHKRLIDIISPSPKTVDALMRLDLPAGVDIEIKL; encoded by the coding sequence ATGTCAAAACAAAAAATAAGAATTAGATTAAAGGCTTTTGATCACAATATTCTTGATCAATCAGCTGAAAAAATCGTAGAAACCGCAAAAACTACAGGAGCAAAGGTGGCAGGCCCAGTTCCACTACCAACAGAAAAAGATGTAATTACAGTCTTAAGGGCTCCACATAAGTATAAGGATTCAAGAGAGCAGTTTGAAATCAGAACACATAAAAGACTAATTGATATTATAAGTCCATCACCAAAAACAGTTGATGCTTTAATGAGATTAGACTTGCCAGCAGGAGTAGACATAGAAATAAAACTATAA
- the rplW gene encoding 50S ribosomal protein L23, whose amino-acid sequence MKLTNYDIIRRPVVTEKSMASMTDKKYTFIVDIHANKSQIKRAVEDVFGVKVADVKTIKTLGKTKRVGVHIGKRADQKKAIVKLTEESKSIEFFEGMQ is encoded by the coding sequence ATGAAGTTAACAAATTATGATATTATAAGAAGACCAGTTGTAACAGAAAAAAGCATGGCTTCCATGACTGATAAGAAATACACCTTCATAGTTGACATACACGCTAATAAATCTCAAATAAAAAGAGCAGTTGAAGATGTTTTTGGGGTTAAAGTAGCAGATGTAAAAACTATTAAAACTCTTGGAAAAACAAAAAGAGTCGGCGTTCATATTGGGAAAAGAGCAGATCAAAAGAAAGCTATTGTTAAGTTAACAGAAGAAAGCAAATCAATAGAATTCTTTGAAGGAATGCAATAA
- the rplN gene encoding 50S ribosomal protein L14, whose product MIQQQTLLKVADNSGAKEIMCIRVLGGSKRKWGNIGDIIVASVKSATPGGVVKKGEVVKAVIVRSVKGLRRADGSYIRFDENAAVIIKDDKQPRGTRIFGPVARELRDREFTKILSLAPEVL is encoded by the coding sequence ATGATTCAGCAACAAACATTGTTGAAGGTTGCAGATAATTCAGGCGCTAAGGAAATTATGTGCATTAGAGTATTAGGTGGTTCCAAGAGAAAATGGGGAAACATTGGTGATATAATAGTTGCTAGCGTTAAAAGCGCAACACCAGGCGGTGTTGTTAAAAAAGGTGAAGTTGTCAAAGCTGTCATAGTTAGATCAGTAAAAGGTTTAAGAAGAGCAGATGGTTCTTATATAAGATTTGATGAAAATGCAGCTGTAATAATTAAAGACGATAAACAGCCACGAGGAACTCGTATCTTCGGACCTGTTGCAAGGGAGCTAAGAGATAGAGAATTTACAAAAATTTTATCATTAGCACCTGAAGTTCTTTAG
- the rpmC gene encoding 50S ribosomal protein L29 has protein sequence MKARELQDLRQNSPQDLQVKLSDLKQELFNLRFQLATGQLENPMRIKEVKKSIAQIKTILREEELRKFEQ, from the coding sequence ATGAAGGCTAGAGAATTACAAGATCTAAGACAAAACAGTCCTCAAGATTTACAAGTAAAGCTAAGTGACCTAAAGCAAGAATTGTTTAATTTAAGATTTCAATTAGCCACAGGTCAATTAGAAAATCCAATGAGAATAAAAGAAGTAAAGAAGTCTATAGCCCAGATTAAGACCATCCTTAGGGAAGAAGAACTAAGGAAATTTGAACAGTAA
- the rplE gene encoding 50S ribosomal protein L5, translating to MIPRLQEKYDKEVIPALIEKFNYANVMEVPKLEKVIINMGVGEAKENQKVLESAVSDMTIISGQKPILTRAKKSIANFKIRENMPIGCKVTLRKQKMYEFADKLMNIALPRVRDFRGVSDKSFDGRGNYSLGIKEQLIFPEIEYDKIDKVRGMDIIFVTTAKTDEEARELLRFLGMPFAQ from the coding sequence ATGATTCCAAGATTACAAGAGAAGTATGATAAAGAAGTAATTCCAGCATTAATAGAGAAATTTAACTACGCTAATGTTATGGAAGTACCAAAACTTGAGAAAGTCATCATCAACATGGGAGTTGGTGAGGCCAAAGAAAACCAAAAAGTTTTAGAATCGGCAGTTAGTGATATGACAATAATATCTGGTCAGAAGCCAATATTGACAAGAGCAAAAAAATCTATAGCTAACTTTAAAATAAGAGAAAATATGCCAATAGGATGTAAGGTTACATTAAGAAAACAAAAAATGTATGAATTTGCAGATAAATTAATGAACATTGCATTGCCAAGAGTTAGAGACTTCAGAGGAGTGTCTGACAAATCATTTGATGGAAGAGGAAATTATTCTTTAGGAATTAAAGAACAATTAATATTCCCTGAAATTGAATATGATAAGATTGACAAAGTAAGAGGCATGGATATAATTTTTGTTACTACTGCAAAGACTGACGAGGAAGCAAGAGAGTTATTAAGATTCCTTGGAATGCCATTTGCTCAATAA
- the rpsQ gene encoding 30S ribosomal protein S17, protein MERGNRKTRIGRVVSDKMDKTIIVAVETKVRHPLYGKTINRTTKFKAHDENNEAKINDRVEIMETRPLSKEKRWRLVQIVEKAK, encoded by the coding sequence GTGGAAAGAGGAAATAGAAAAACAAGAATAGGAAGAGTTGTTTCAGATAAAATGGATAAAACTATTATAGTTGCTGTTGAAACAAAAGTTCGCCATCCACTTTACGGAAAGACTATTAATAGAACAACGAAATTTAAGGCTCATGATGAAAATAATGAAGCTAAAATTAATGATAGAGTAGAGATTATGGAAACAAGACCATTATCAAAGGAAAAAAGATGGAGACTTGTTCAAATAGTTGAAAAGGCAAAATAG
- the rpsC gene encoding 30S ribosomal protein S3 produces MGQKVHPHGLRVGVIKDWDAKWYAGSKNFADYLVEDNTIRKFVKNKLRNAGISKIEIERAAKRVKLNIYTAKPGMVIGKGGSGIEALKKDLQKLVTDKNILINIVEVKSADSDAQLMSENIAQQLEKRISFRRAMKQTIQRAMKTGVKGVKTACAGRLGGAEIARTEQYHEGTIPLQTLRADIDYGFAEANTTYGKIGVKVWVYRGEVLPTKKENSIKEEANA; encoded by the coding sequence ATGGGACAGAAAGTACATCCACACGGTCTAAGAGTTGGTGTTATAAAAGACTGGGATGCTAAGTGGTATGCAGGTAGTAAAAACTTTGCTGATTACTTAGTAGAAGATAATACCATAAGAAAATTCGTGAAAAATAAGTTGCGTAATGCTGGAATTTCAAAAATTGAAATTGAAAGAGCAGCTAAAAGAGTAAAATTGAACATATATACAGCTAAACCAGGAATGGTTATAGGAAAAGGCGGTTCAGGCATAGAAGCACTTAAGAAAGACTTGCAGAAGCTTGTAACTGATAAAAATATATTAATTAATATTGTAGAAGTAAAATCAGCTGACAGCGACGCTCAGTTAATGTCTGAAAACATTGCTCAGCAGCTTGAGAAGAGAATATCTTTCAGAAGAGCTATGAAACAAACAATACAAAGGGCAATGAAAACAGGAGTAAAGGGTGTTAAAACAGCTTGTGCTGGAAGACTTGGTGGTGCTGAAATAGCTAGAACTGAGCAGTATCATGAAGGAACAATTCCACTACAGACATTAAGAGCTGATATAGATTATGGATTTGCTGAAGCAAATACAACATATGGAAAAATCGGAGTAAAAGTATGGGTATATAGAGGCGAAGTTCTTCCAACAAAAAAGGAAAACTCAATAAAGGAAGAAGCCAACGCATAA
- the tuf gene encoding elongation factor Tu — MAKAKYERTKPHVNIGTIGHVDHGKTTLTAAITMVLSKKGYASATKYDEIDKAPEEKERGITINTAHVEYETDKRHYAHVDCPGHADYVKNMITGAAQMDGAILVVSAADGPMPQTREHILLASRVGVQYIVVFLNKADQVDDPELIELVEMEVRELLNEYGFPGDDTPIIVGSALKALENPDDPEATKCIYELMDAVDSYIPTPKRATDKPFLMPVEDVMTITGRGTVATGRVETGELKIGDEVEIVGLSTEKKKTVVTGVEMFRKTLDRAEAGDNIGALLRGIQREEIERGQVLAKPGSVHPHHKFVGQVYVLKKEEGGRHTPFFDGYRPQFYFRTTDVTGSIKLPDGVEMVMPGDHIDMTVELITPVAMNEELRFAIREGGRTVGSGVVTKIIE, encoded by the coding sequence ATGGCAAAAGCAAAATATGAAAGAACAAAACCACATGTAAACATAGGAACAATAGGACACGTAGACCACGGTAAGACAACATTAACAGCAGCAATAACAATGGTACTGTCAAAGAAAGGCTATGCATCAGCAACAAAGTATGACGAAATAGATAAAGCACCAGAAGAAAAAGAAAGAGGAATCACAATCAACACAGCACATGTTGAATATGAGACAGATAAGAGACATTATGCACACGTAGACTGTCCAGGACATGCTGACTATGTAAAGAACATGATAACAGGAGCAGCTCAGATGGATGGAGCAATCCTGGTAGTAAGTGCAGCAGATGGTCCAATGCCTCAGACAAGAGAGCATATACTGTTGGCAAGCAGGGTTGGAGTACAGTACATAGTAGTATTCTTAAACAAAGCAGACCAGGTAGATGATCCAGAATTAATAGAATTAGTAGAAATGGAAGTAAGAGAGCTATTAAATGAGTATGGATTCCCAGGAGATGACACACCAATAATAGTAGGATCAGCATTAAAAGCATTAGAGAATCCAGATGATCCAGAAGCAACAAAATGCATATATGAATTAATGGATGCAGTAGACAGCTATATACCAACACCAAAGAGAGCAACTGACAAACCATTCTTAATGCCAGTAGAAGATGTAATGACAATAACAGGAAGAGGAACAGTTGCAACAGGAAGAGTAGAAACAGGAGAATTAAAAATAGGCGATGAAGTAGAAATCGTAGGCCTAAGCACAGAAAAGAAGAAGACAGTAGTAACAGGCGTAGAAATGTTCAGGAAGACACTGGACAGAGCAGAAGCAGGAGACAACATAGGAGCATTGTTAAGAGGAATACAGAGGGAAGAAATTGAAAGAGGCCAGGTATTAGCAAAACCAGGTTCAGTACATCCACATCATAAATTTGTAGGTCAGGTATATGTATTAAAGAAAGAAGAAGGCGGAAGACATACTCCATTCTTTGATGGATACAGACCACAATTTTACTTCAGAACAACAGATGTAACAGGATCAATAAAATTACCAGATGGAGTAGAAATGGTAATGCCTGGAGATCATATAGATATGACAGTTGAGTTAATAACACCAGTTGCAATGAACGAAGAATTAAGATTTGCTATAAGAGAAGGCGGAAGAACAGTTGGATCAGGTGTTGTTACTAAAATTATTGAATAA
- the rplF gene encoding 50S ribosomal protein L6, whose amino-acid sequence MSRIGKLPIAIPNGVNVTVTPDNVVTAKGPKGQLVKTMPNKVNIALEDNFIVVTRENEDKETRAQHGLVRALVNNMVIGVTTGFQKTLELVGVGYRAQLQGKKLVMNLGYSHPVEIEPVEGITFETPAANKIIVKGIDKELVGAVAAEIRTWRKPEPYKGKGIKYDDEVIRRKEGKTGKK is encoded by the coding sequence ATGTCAAGAATAGGAAAACTTCCAATAGCAATACCTAATGGTGTAAATGTTACAGTAACGCCAGATAACGTTGTTACTGCAAAAGGACCTAAGGGTCAATTGGTAAAGACTATGCCAAACAAAGTAAACATAGCTTTGGAAGATAACTTCATTGTAGTTACAAGAGAGAATGAAGACAAAGAAACAAGAGCTCAACACGGATTAGTAAGAGCTTTAGTAAACAATATGGTAATTGGAGTTACAACCGGTTTCCAAAAAACATTGGAATTAGTTGGAGTTGGTTACAGAGCTCAATTACAAGGTAAGAAATTAGTTATGAACCTTGGATATTCACATCCAGTTGAAATAGAACCAGTTGAGGGCATTACTTTTGAAACGCCTGCTGCAAACAAGATAATTGTTAAAGGAATTGACAAGGAATTAGTAGGTGCAGTAGCAGCAGAAATCAGAACTTGGAGGAAACCTGAACCTTACAAGGGAAAAGGAATTAAGTACGATGACGAAGTTATAAGACGTAAGGAAGGTAAAACTGGTAAGAAGTAA
- the rplB gene encoding 50S ribosomal protein L2, with the protein MAIKKFNPTTPSRRQMTASTFEEITTDAPEKSLLVSKKRTGGRNANGKITVRHIGGGAKQKYRIIDFKRNKDGVPAKVATVEYDPNRSAFISLVVYADGDKRYIIAPVGLKVGDTVVSGPDSDIKTGNCLPLKNIPVGTIIHNVELSAGKGAQLVRSAGSSAQLMAKEGEYATLRLPSGEMRYVRIECKATIGTVSNLTHEIVNLGKAGRKRNMGVRPTVRGSVMNPNDHPHGGGEGKAPVGHPGPLTPWGKPALGYKTRKHKKYSDRFIIKGRNAK; encoded by the coding sequence ATGGCAATAAAGAAGTTTAATCCTACCACTCCATCAAGAAGACAGATGACTGCAAGTACATTTGAGGAAATAACAACAGATGCACCAGAGAAGTCACTTCTTGTATCAAAAAAAAGAACTGGTGGTAGAAATGCCAACGGTAAAATAACAGTTCGTCACATTGGTGGTGGAGCTAAACAAAAATATAGAATTATTGATTTTAAAAGAAATAAGGATGGTGTGCCAGCAAAAGTTGCTACAGTTGAATATGATCCAAACAGATCAGCATTCATTTCACTGGTAGTATATGCTGACGGTGATAAGAGATACATAATAGCTCCAGTTGGCTTAAAAGTTGGAGATACAGTTGTATCAGGCCCAGATTCAGATATAAAGACAGGAAACTGCTTACCATTAAAAAATATCCCAGTAGGTACAATAATTCACAATGTTGAATTATCAGCTGGAAAAGGAGCTCAGCTTGTTAGATCAGCAGGTAGTTCCGCACAGTTAATGGCTAAAGAGGGAGAGTACGCTACATTAAGACTTCCAAGCGGTGAAATGAGATACGTAAGAATAGAATGCAAAGCAACAATAGGAACAGTTTCAAACTTAACACATGAAATTGTTAACCTTGGTAAAGCTGGAAGAAAGAGAAACATGGGCGTAAGACCAACTGTAAGAGGTTCTGTAATGAATCCTAATGATCATCCACACGGCGGTGGTGAAGGTAAGGCACCTGTAGGTCATCCAGGCCCATTAACTCCATGGGGCAAACCAGCACTTGGATACAAGACCAGAAAACATAAAAAGTATTCAGATAGATTTATTATTAAAGGAAGAAATGCTAAATAG
- the rplP gene encoding 50S ribosomal protein L16 — protein sequence MLMPKRVKHRKVQRGRMKGKATRGNFIAYGDFALQATECGWITSNQIEAARIAINRYIKRGGKLWIKIFPDKPVTEKPAETRMGSGKGSPEFWVSVIKPGRVLFELSGVTEEIAREAMRLAAHKLPVSTKFVTRRDFEEMGGEINEG from the coding sequence ATGTTAATGCCTAAAAGAGTTAAGCATCGTAAGGTACAACGTGGCAGAATGAAAGGTAAGGCAACTAGAGGAAACTTCATTGCATACGGAGATTTTGCTTTACAGGCAACAGAATGTGGCTGGATTACAAGCAATCAGATTGAAGCTGCCAGAATAGCTATCAATAGATACATTAAAAGGGGAGGAAAGCTCTGGATAAAGATCTTCCCAGACAAACCAGTAACAGAAAAGCCTGCTGAAACACGTATGGGTTCAGGAAAAGGTTCACCTGAATTCTGGGTATCAGTTATTAAACCAGGCAGAGTATTATTTGAATTATCTGGTGTTACAGAAGAAATAGCAAGAGAAGCTATGAGACTTGCTGCACATAAACTTCCTGTTTCAACAAAGTTTGTAACAAGAAGAGATTTTGAGGAAATGGGTGGTGAAATTAATGAAGGCTAG
- the rpsS gene encoding 30S ribosomal protein S19 translates to MSRSVKKGPYIQEVLLKRINDMNKSGEKKVLKTWSRSSTIFPQMIGHTIAVHDGRKHVPVYISEDMVGHKLGEFALTRTFKGHADKSEKTTGLK, encoded by the coding sequence GTGAGTAGATCCGTAAAAAAGGGACCTTACATTCAAGAAGTATTATTAAAAAGAATCAATGATATGAATAAAAGTGGAGAAAAGAAGGTTTTAAAGACCTGGTCAAGAAGTTCAACAATTTTCCCACAGATGATAGGTCATACAATTGCTGTTCATGATGGAAGAAAACATGTTCCAGTATATATTTCTGAAGATATGGTAGGACATAAGCTTGGAGAATTTGCTCTCACAAGAACTTTCAAAGGTCATGCTGATAAATCAGAAAAAACTACCGGTTTGAAGTAA
- the rplX gene encoding 50S ribosomal protein L24 has product MTLNKIHVRKKDTVMIVSGKDKGKISEVLAVFPKKGKILVKDVNVVTKHQKPNKENVQGGLIKKEAPIYSSKAMLYCTKCKKATRISHKVLEDGTKVRVCKKCGETF; this is encoded by the coding sequence ATGACTTTAAATAAAATACATGTTAGAAAAAAGGATACTGTTATGATTGTATCAGGTAAAGATAAAGGTAAGATCAGCGAGGTATTAGCAGTATTTCCTAAAAAAGGAAAGATATTGGTTAAAGATGTTAATGTTGTTACAAAACATCAAAAACCAAATAAAGAAAATGTGCAGGGCGGCTTAATCAAAAAGGAAGCTCCTATATATAGTTCAAAAGCTATGTTATACTGTACAAAATGTAAGAAAGCAACTAGGATTAGTCATAAAGTCTTAGAAGACGGAACTAAAGTTAGAGTTTGCAAAAAGTGCGGAGAAACATTCTAA
- the rplD gene encoding 50S ribosomal protein L4 — MPTVGLFNKEGQKVDEIQLSDSVFGFEVNKDALHQVVVAQLANKRQGTQSSKTRSEVSGGGIKPWRQKGTGRARQGSIRAPQWIHGGIVFAPKPRDYRVSIPKSMRKVAMKSALSSKVLDNQLIVIDSLEVAVPKTKEMVAVLKAFNANKTLIVTAEANQNVYKSARNIEGVAVLPVNNLNVYEILKYDKFIVTKDAVSKIEEVYA, encoded by the coding sequence ATGCCTACAGTAGGATTATTTAATAAAGAAGGACAGAAAGTTGATGAAATCCAATTGTCTGACAGCGTATTTGGATTTGAAGTTAACAAAGATGCATTACACCAGGTTGTAGTTGCTCAGTTAGCTAATAAAAGACAAGGAACACAAAGCAGTAAAACAAGATCTGAAGTTTCAGGAGGCGGAATAAAGCCTTGGAGACAAAAAGGAACTGGTAGAGCCAGACAGGGTTCTATAAGGGCACCACAATGGATTCATGGTGGAATTGTATTCGCACCAAAGCCAAGAGATTACAGAGTTTCTATTCCAAAGTCAATGAGAAAAGTTGCTATGAAATCAGCATTATCAAGTAAAGTTCTTGATAATCAGTTAATAGTAATTGACAGCCTTGAAGTAGCTGTTCCAAAAACTAAGGAAATGGTAGCTGTATTGAAGGCTTTTAATGCCAATAAAACTTTAATTGTTACAGCTGAAGCAAACCAAAATGTTTATAAATCAGCAAGGAACATTGAAGGAGTAGCTGTTTTACCAGTTAACAATTTAAATGTATATGAAATATTAAAGTATGATAAATTCATTGTGACTAAGGATGCTGTATCAAAAATTGAGGAGGTGTATGCATAA